One segment of Mycolicibacterium sp. YH-1 DNA contains the following:
- a CDS encoding DNA polymerase Y family protein, producing MDWPTVAAAAAAGLSATAPAAVTLANRVVACSAAARAAGVRRGLRRREAQARCPQLHVTAADPARDARHFEGVTAAVDDVVPRAEVLRPGLLVLSVRGAARYFGSEQAAAERLVDAVAAAGVECQVGIADHLSTAVFAARAGRIVEPGGDARFLSPLSIRQLAAEPSLAAPGREDLADLLWRMGIRTVGQFAALSRTDVASRFGADAVSAHRFARGEPTRGPSGREPPPDLDAVRNCDPPVDRVDAAAFAGRSLAAELHRSLEAAGIGCTRLAIQAVTENGEELQRVWRCAEPLTEDATADRVRWQLDGWLNRRREDRPTAPVILLRLHPVEVVSAAALQLPLWGSSGDDDRLRARRALVRVQGLLGPDAVRVPVLSGGRGPAERITFTPLGDEPVPRADPTQPWPGRLPDPSPTVLLDDPVELLDVEGAPVRVTTRGLLSAVPARLTEDGRSESLSWWAGPWLVDERWWESGNPEESSAQGKGRTARVQVLLENRNDTVGRAMLLCYRQRRWYLEGVYE from the coding sequence ATGGACTGGCCCACCGTGGCGGCAGCGGCGGCGGCGGGTCTGTCTGCCACCGCCCCGGCCGCGGTGACACTGGCCAATCGCGTCGTGGCCTGCTCGGCAGCCGCACGTGCGGCGGGGGTGCGGCGGGGTCTGCGGCGTCGGGAGGCCCAGGCGCGCTGCCCTCAATTGCACGTCACCGCGGCCGATCCGGCTCGGGACGCCCGCCACTTCGAGGGTGTGACGGCCGCCGTCGACGATGTGGTGCCCCGTGCCGAGGTGCTGCGGCCCGGACTGTTGGTGTTGTCGGTGCGCGGGGCGGCCCGCTACTTCGGGTCCGAGCAGGCCGCCGCCGAGCGCCTCGTCGACGCCGTGGCCGCGGCGGGTGTGGAGTGCCAGGTCGGCATCGCCGATCACCTGTCCACCGCGGTGTTCGCCGCGCGTGCCGGCCGGATCGTCGAGCCGGGGGGTGACGCCCGGTTCCTGTCCCCGCTGTCCATCCGGCAACTGGCCGCCGAGCCAAGCCTGGCCGCGCCCGGTCGGGAGGATTTGGCGGATCTGCTGTGGCGGATGGGCATCCGGACCGTCGGCCAGTTCGCCGCGCTGTCACGCACGGACGTGGCGTCCCGGTTCGGTGCGGACGCGGTGAGCGCGCACCGGTTCGCACGTGGTGAGCCGACCCGTGGACCCTCCGGCCGGGAACCACCACCGGATCTCGACGCCGTGCGCAACTGCGATCCGCCGGTGGACCGGGTGGACGCGGCGGCATTCGCCGGTCGGTCACTGGCCGCCGAACTGCATCGCAGTCTCGAGGCCGCGGGGATCGGTTGCACCCGGCTGGCCATCCAGGCTGTGACCGAAAATGGTGAGGAGCTGCAACGGGTTTGGCGATGTGCCGAACCGTTGACCGAGGATGCCACCGCCGATCGTGTGCGCTGGCAGCTGGACGGGTGGCTGAACCGTCGCCGGGAGGACCGGCCGACAGCGCCGGTGATCCTGCTGAGGCTGCATCCGGTGGAGGTGGTGTCGGCGGCGGCGCTGCAGCTGCCGCTGTGGGGGTCCTCCGGTGATGACGACAGGCTGCGTGCTCGGCGTGCCCTGGTGCGGGTCCAGGGTCTGCTCGGGCCAGATGCGGTTCGGGTGCCGGTGCTCAGCGGTGGTCGCGGGCCCGCCGAACGCATCACGTTCACCCCGTTGGGAGATGAGCCGGTGCCCCGGGCCGACCCGACACAGCCCTGGCCCGGTCGGCTACCCGACCCATCGCCCACCGTGCTGCTCGACGATCCGGTGGAACTGCTCGACGTCGAGGGCGCCCCGGTACGGGTGACCACCCGGGGACTGCTCTCCGCGGTTCCGGCGCGCCTGACCGAGGACGGCAGATCCGAGAGCCTGAGCTGGTGGGCCGGACCGTGGCTCGTTGACGAAAGGTGGTGGGAGTCAGGGAATCCGGAGGAGTCGTCGGCTCAGGGGAAGGGGCGCACGGCTCGCGTGCAGGTGCTGCTCGAGAACCGGAACGACACCGTCGGCCGCGCGATGCTGCTGTGCTACCGGCAGAGGAGGTGGTATCTGGAGGGGGTGTACGAGTGA
- a CDS encoding SDR family NAD(P)-dependent oxidoreductase → MGILGSRGRSKAADAVITGAGSGIGAAFAVELAKRGGRVVCSDLDEATARTTADGITAAGGQAIPLRCDVSRIDDVQRLAEQAQTWFGGPPSLVINNAGVGAGGQPIGEAGLDDWNWVLGINLWGPIHGCHVFTPILREASQTGDDRPRGIINVASAAAFGAAPGMAAYNVSKAGVLSLSETLSAELAGTGIAVTALCPTFVKTNIVSAGRISEQSTELADRLMRWTGFSPERVARSCLDTNDRGGLYCMPQPDARIGWGVKRLTPTVYTRAVGLTTRIRTP, encoded by the coding sequence TTGGGCATCCTCGGATCCCGCGGGCGCAGCAAGGCCGCCGACGCCGTCATCACCGGCGCGGGCAGCGGCATCGGCGCTGCGTTCGCCGTCGAACTCGCGAAGCGGGGCGGCCGAGTGGTGTGCAGCGACCTCGACGAGGCCACGGCGCGCACCACCGCCGACGGCATCACCGCGGCGGGCGGTCAGGCAATCCCGTTGCGCTGCGACGTCTCCCGTATCGACGACGTCCAACGGCTGGCCGAGCAGGCGCAGACCTGGTTCGGCGGTCCCCCATCGTTGGTGATCAACAACGCCGGCGTCGGGGCGGGCGGCCAGCCGATCGGCGAGGCCGGACTCGACGATTGGAACTGGGTTCTCGGCATCAACCTGTGGGGTCCCATCCACGGCTGCCACGTGTTCACGCCGATCCTGCGCGAGGCCAGCCAGACTGGTGACGACCGGCCGCGCGGCATCATCAACGTCGCGTCGGCGGCGGCATTCGGCGCGGCACCAGGGATGGCCGCCTACAACGTCAGCAAGGCCGGCGTGCTGTCACTGTCGGAGACGCTGTCCGCGGAACTTGCCGGGACCGGGATCGCCGTCACCGCACTGTGTCCGACGTTCGTCAAGACCAACATCGTCTCGGCGGGTCGAATCAGCGAGCAGTCCACGGAGCTGGCCGACCGGCTCATGCGCTGGACCGGATTCTCCCCGGAGCGCGTGGCCCGCAGCTGCCTCGACACCAACGACCGCGGCGGCCTCTACTGCATGCCGCAGCCTGACGCCAGGATCGGTTGGGGCGTCAAGCGTTTGACCCCGACGGTGTACACCCGCGCCGTCGGACTGACCACCCGCATCAGAACACCCTAG
- a CDS encoding alpha/beta hydrolase, producing the protein MPANMAVTGTDLPARGSLRSRGAAAISGVTLRQLSAVLPPERAWGLWASRRIVAQIMNSFGPSLAGTRIEPVDVRMADGRRVVGEWVRGPGVDTGDRAIYFVHGSGFALCSPRTHRRLTAWLSRLTGLPVFCVDYRLAPAYRFPTAADDVRSGWDWLCSERGLAPDRIFIAGDSAGGHLAVDLLLQNDIEHPAGLALLSPLIDLTFALARTREYLRRDPAIRAADAARLVRLYCAGTDLDHPRLTLDVAGGRRMPPTLIQAGGGEMLVADARRLAADVTAAGGRCELQVWPDQVHVFQALPRLTPEAAPAMRHVAAFIADSMHQHDAERVAG; encoded by the coding sequence ATGCCCGCCAATATGGCCGTGACCGGCACTGATCTGCCCGCCCGCGGCTCGCTGCGGTCCCGTGGCGCTGCCGCGATCAGCGGAGTCACCCTGCGACAACTCAGCGCGGTCCTGCCGCCAGAGCGCGCCTGGGGACTGTGGGCCTCACGCCGGATCGTCGCCCAGATCATGAACTCGTTCGGACCGTCTCTGGCCGGCACGCGCATCGAACCCGTCGACGTCCGGATGGCCGACGGCAGGCGCGTGGTCGGCGAGTGGGTCCGCGGCCCCGGGGTTGATACCGGCGATCGGGCGATCTACTTCGTGCACGGCAGCGGGTTCGCGCTGTGCTCACCACGCACGCACCGCCGGCTGACCGCGTGGCTGTCCCGACTGACCGGGCTGCCGGTGTTCTGCGTCGACTACCGACTCGCCCCCGCGTATCGGTTCCCCACCGCAGCCGACGACGTCCGCTCCGGTTGGGACTGGCTGTGTTCCGAGCGCGGACTGGCCCCGGACCGCATCTTCATCGCGGGCGACTCGGCGGGCGGCCACCTCGCCGTCGACCTGTTGCTGCAGAACGACATCGAGCACCCCGCCGGGCTCGCCCTGCTCTCCCCGCTCATCGATCTGACCTTCGCACTGGCTCGCACCCGCGAGTACCTGCGACGTGACCCGGCGATCCGCGCGGCCGACGCCGCCAGGCTCGTCCGACTGTATTGCGCGGGAACAGATCTCGACCACCCGCGGCTGACTCTCGACGTCGCGGGCGGCCGGCGGATGCCGCCCACCCTGATCCAGGCGGGCGGCGGCGAGATGCTCGTCGCAGATGCTCGCAGACTGGCCGCCGACGTCACCGCGGCGGGCGGTCGGTGCGAGCTGCAGGTGTGGCCCGACCAGGTGCACGTGTTCCAGGCCCTGCCTCGCCTGACCCCCGAGGCCGCGCCCGCCATGCGCCACGTCGCCGCGTTCATCGCCGACTCGATGCACCAGCACGACGCGGAGCGGGTCGCGGGGTGA
- the kstD gene encoding 3-oxosteroid 1-dehydrogenase, with protein sequence MDAVDVVVVGSGAGGMAAAITAAAHGLSVVILEKSQYWGGSTARSGGGVWIPGNDELRRHLPADDLESARTYLRAIVGADVDAARIDAYIDRGPEALHFLTEHSALDLQWVRGYSDYLPEQPGGTALGRSCEPRPFDARRLGDDLATLQPFYTRAPLNVVVQQSDYRWLSVGFRHWRGPLRMLKVAARSALARARGAKLVGLGSALAGSLMLGVRRAGIPVHLGTAVTELVMTGDRVTGVRCDDGRVIDARRGVILASGGFDHDEEMRTHHHRSPAGPALSLGAASNTGDGIRAAEKVGAATDLMDDAWWAPSIPLPKGPWFALAERSLPRSIMVNATGRRFMNESLPYIEATHRMFGGPHGQGTGPASNLPCWLIFDQTYRNRYMFAGKPARTPLPSSWFTSGALTTADSITALATEIGVPPDALTDTVNTFNHAARTGHDADFRRGESAYDHYYADPTNTPNSSLGEITQAPFYAAQMVPADLGTKGGISTDDHARALTPDATPIPGLYAVGNTSAALMGHTYAGPGATIGPALVFGYLAALHITDRQT encoded by the coding sequence ATGGATGCCGTTGACGTGGTGGTAGTCGGCTCGGGCGCTGGAGGGATGGCAGCCGCGATCACCGCCGCCGCCCACGGCCTGAGTGTGGTGATTCTGGAGAAGTCCCAGTACTGGGGCGGTTCGACCGCGCGCTCGGGTGGCGGAGTCTGGATCCCGGGCAACGACGAACTGCGCAGGCACCTGCCCGCCGATGACCTCGAGTCGGCGCGCACCTATCTCCGGGCCATCGTCGGCGCCGATGTCGACGCCGCGCGTATCGACGCGTACATCGACCGGGGGCCCGAGGCGCTTCATTTCCTGACCGAGCACTCGGCGCTGGATCTGCAGTGGGTGCGCGGCTACAGCGACTACCTTCCCGAACAGCCCGGCGGTACGGCTTTGGGCCGTTCGTGCGAGCCGCGTCCGTTCGACGCGCGCCGACTCGGCGATGATCTGGCCACGCTGCAGCCGTTCTACACCCGGGCACCGCTCAACGTGGTGGTCCAACAGTCCGACTACCGTTGGCTCAGCGTCGGATTCCGGCACTGGCGGGGACCCCTCCGCATGCTCAAGGTCGCTGCCCGCAGCGCTCTCGCGCGAGCCCGCGGCGCCAAACTCGTCGGCCTGGGCAGCGCCCTGGCCGGATCGCTGATGCTCGGGGTTCGACGGGCCGGTATCCCGGTTCACCTCGGCACCGCTGTCACCGAGTTGGTCATGACCGGCGACCGCGTCACCGGGGTCAGATGCGACGACGGACGCGTGATCGACGCTCGTCGCGGCGTCATTCTGGCCAGCGGTGGATTCGATCACGACGAGGAGATGCGCACCCACCACCATCGATCACCGGCCGGCCCAGCGCTATCACTTGGCGCGGCGTCCAACACCGGCGACGGTATCCGGGCGGCGGAAAAGGTAGGTGCCGCAACCGATCTCATGGATGACGCCTGGTGGGCACCGTCGATACCACTCCCCAAGGGCCCGTGGTTCGCCCTCGCCGAACGCTCTCTACCGCGCAGCATCATGGTCAACGCCACCGGCAGACGATTCATGAACGAATCGCTGCCCTACATCGAGGCCACCCATCGCATGTTCGGCGGCCCCCACGGACAGGGAACAGGCCCCGCCAGCAACCTGCCCTGCTGGCTGATATTCGATCAGACCTACCGCAACCGCTACATGTTCGCCGGCAAGCCCGCCCGCACCCCGCTACCGTCCTCGTGGTTCACCAGCGGTGCGCTCACCACGGCGGACTCCATCACCGCGCTGGCCACCGAAATCGGTGTTCCCCCAGACGCTCTCACCGACACCGTCAACACGTTCAACCACGCGGCGCGAACGGGCCACGACGCCGACTTCCGCCGCGGCGAATCGGCATACGACCACTACTACGCCGACCCCACCAACACCCCCAACTCCAGCCTCGGCGAGATCACCCAAGCACCCTTCTACGCCGCGCAGATGGTGCCCGCCGATCTCGGAACCAAGGGCGGCATCAGCACTGACGATCACGCGCGCGCCCTCACCCCCGATGCCACACCGATCCCCGGCCTCTACGCGGTCGGCAACACCTCAGCCGCCCTCATGGGCCACACCTACGCCGGCCCCGGAGCCACCATCGGTCCCGCGCTCGTATTCGGCTACCTGGCAGCGCTTCACATCACCGATCGTCAGACGTAA
- a CDS encoding TetR/AcrR family transcriptional regulator: MSSSLREKQREQVRRDIDAAALQLFAERGYARVTTDEIAAAAGVSPSTYYRHVPTKDDLLLRPLRASSAAIVNGFASHPEDRDVCEGLIDAIRTQTGHVDAAEMRKWRTVVTAVPAILDRVALISDADRATLIQMTARRMRLDPDTDYRPGVTVCTVLAVIEFGYRQWMTTANTESTLLSCIDQAIAASPYAT; encoded by the coding sequence GTGAGTTCGTCCTTGCGGGAGAAGCAGCGTGAGCAGGTGCGTCGCGATATCGACGCCGCGGCGCTGCAGCTGTTCGCCGAACGTGGCTACGCGCGGGTCACAACCGATGAAATCGCCGCCGCCGCAGGTGTTTCGCCGAGCACCTACTACCGGCACGTCCCCACCAAGGATGACCTGCTCCTGCGGCCGCTACGGGCCAGCAGCGCCGCAATCGTCAACGGATTCGCCTCGCACCCCGAGGACCGCGACGTGTGTGAGGGGTTGATCGACGCGATCCGCACACAGACCGGTCACGTCGACGCAGCCGAGATGCGGAAATGGCGAACGGTGGTCACCGCGGTGCCCGCAATACTGGACAGAGTGGCTCTGATCAGCGACGCCGACCGCGCAACGCTCATTCAGATGACCGCTCGTCGCATGCGCCTCGACCCGGACACCGACTACCGGCCCGGAGTCACGGTGTGCACCGTTCTCGCCGTCATCGAATTCGGATACCGGCAGTGGATGACGACCGCGAACACGGAGTCGACGCTGTTGTCGTGCATCGACCAGGCCATCGCGGCGTCCCCCTATGCCACGTAG
- a CDS encoding ferritin-like domain-containing protein, with translation MAPKSRLDMDAMLAKIKDRQWALADIDWDAPGAETITDEMRPKLKAFMADLCWIENIGARGFAALAKKAPTPTIAEIYRYFHAEEQRHANAELALMQRWGMLEDGEVPEPNVNIRLAIDWLDRWADDMPLSLLGTVIPMLEVALDGALLKFLLDEVSDPVCHQVFEKINNDESRHLVVDFEVLDMIGQAKIRRLLIDFVGHNATPGLIIGAIMGAPLINRIRNEIVAMGMEPERLYKAVKRFKELGDRGESTRRVPTYRFLRRYAGVVTNPRHPYHLLANSMVWLSDRYPRPLLPSVPSWVNEVTHEPAA, from the coding sequence ATGGCCCCCAAGTCAAGGCTCGACATGGACGCGATGCTCGCCAAGATCAAGGACCGGCAGTGGGCGCTGGCAGACATCGACTGGGATGCACCGGGTGCCGAGACCATCACCGACGAGATGCGGCCCAAGCTCAAGGCCTTCATGGCCGACCTGTGCTGGATCGAGAATATCGGTGCCCGTGGATTCGCCGCGCTGGCCAAGAAGGCGCCGACACCGACGATCGCGGAGATCTACCGCTACTTCCACGCCGAGGAGCAGCGCCACGCGAACGCCGAGCTGGCGCTGATGCAGCGGTGGGGAATGCTCGAGGACGGTGAGGTTCCCGAGCCGAACGTCAACATCAGGCTTGCGATCGACTGGCTGGACCGCTGGGCCGACGATATGCCGCTGTCGCTGCTGGGCACGGTGATCCCGATGCTGGAGGTCGCCCTCGACGGTGCGCTGCTGAAGTTCCTGCTCGACGAGGTGTCTGATCCGGTGTGTCATCAGGTCTTCGAGAAGATCAACAACGACGAGTCCCGGCATCTCGTGGTCGATTTCGAGGTGCTCGACATGATCGGGCAGGCCAAGATCCGGCGGTTGCTGATCGACTTCGTCGGCCACAACGCCACGCCGGGTCTGATCATCGGCGCGATCATGGGTGCACCGCTGATCAACAGGATCCGCAACGAGATCGTCGCCATGGGTATGGAGCCGGAACGGCTGTACAAGGCCGTGAAGCGGTTCAAGGAACTCGGCGATCGGGGCGAATCCACCCGGCGGGTACCGACTTACCGCTTCCTACGGCGATACGCCGGTGTGGTCACCAACCCCCGCCACCCCTACCATCTGTTGGCCAACTCGATGGTCTGGCTCTCCGACCGGTACCCGCGGCCGCTGCTGCCGTCGGTGCCGAGCTGGGTCAACGAGGTCACCCACGAGCCGGCGGCCTGA
- a CDS encoding zinc ribbon domain-containing protein: MSTQSEPNDPERPTMECSVCQMDVPAGQFCGYCGDYLEDHPRSGPKWLRMRAFSASPGEHLLTPNLASSLFPQLPPASRKVFLLGLGLLLVALIAATWFKLPAVLITVAALGLPLLFLIYLQEADAHRDIPSATLVITAALGIGLGVGWVLLTGAAMARSYGVPLGAGISATRIVRDGLGIPVGGMLLMLVPAALVRLFRPGPRESLDGFALGALGALMFTGAATLTRLAPQFTTGMIARARPMDGLMVEAGIRGVAVPLTAACVGGLMGAALWFTRPANKKEKGRTYVRLVLVILALAVMAMYAGLGLVDVARVPQFLQLAVHLTIAVIALLALRIGLHLALLHEAHDEVREDEPILCPFCGHVVPDMAFCPACGAATHAASRSSRQIRRDQRPVRIDSGTTPETDDR, from the coding sequence ATGAGCACGCAGTCCGAACCCAATGATCCCGAGCGGCCCACCATGGAGTGCTCGGTGTGCCAGATGGACGTCCCCGCCGGGCAGTTCTGCGGCTACTGCGGCGACTACCTGGAGGATCACCCGCGAAGCGGCCCGAAGTGGTTGCGGATGAGAGCGTTCAGCGCATCGCCCGGTGAGCACCTGCTGACCCCGAACCTCGCCAGTTCGCTGTTCCCGCAACTGCCGCCGGCATCCCGGAAGGTCTTCCTGCTCGGGCTCGGCCTGCTGCTGGTCGCACTCATCGCCGCCACCTGGTTCAAGCTTCCCGCCGTGCTCATCACCGTGGCGGCGTTGGGACTGCCCCTGCTCTTCCTGATCTATCTGCAGGAGGCCGACGCGCACCGCGACATCCCGTCGGCGACCCTGGTGATCACCGCGGCCCTTGGCATCGGCCTCGGGGTGGGCTGGGTGCTGCTGACTGGCGCGGCCATGGCCCGTTCGTACGGGGTGCCGCTGGGTGCGGGCATCAGCGCAACTCGCATCGTTCGCGACGGACTGGGCATACCCGTGGGCGGCATGCTGCTGATGCTCGTGCCTGCCGCGCTGGTCCGACTGTTCCGCCCGGGACCGCGAGAGTCGTTGGACGGCTTCGCACTCGGCGCCCTCGGTGCGCTGATGTTCACCGGTGCGGCGACCCTCACCCGTCTGGCACCGCAGTTCACCACCGGAATGATCGCCAGGGCGCGGCCGATGGACGGGCTGATGGTCGAGGCGGGGATCCGGGGTGTCGCGGTACCGCTCACCGCGGCATGCGTCGGGGGGCTGATGGGCGCGGCGCTGTGGTTCACCCGACCCGCCAACAAGAAGGAGAAGGGCCGCACCTACGTGCGACTGGTCCTTGTCATACTCGCCCTGGCCGTGATGGCGATGTACGCCGGCCTGGGGTTGGTCGACGTCGCGCGAGTGCCCCAGTTCCTGCAACTGGCAGTGCATCTCACGATCGCCGTCATCGCGCTGCTGGCGCTTCGGATCGGTCTGCATCTGGCACTGCTGCACGAGGCCCACGACGAGGTCCGCGAGGACGAACCGATCCTGTGCCCGTTCTGCGGTCACGTCGTGCCCGATATGGCCTTCTGCCCGGCGTGCGGGGCGGCCACCCACGCGGCGTCGCGGTCATCGCGACAGATCCGCCGGGATCAACGCCCGGTACGGATCGACTCCGGCACCACGCCCGAGACGGATGACCGATGA
- a CDS encoding S53 family peptidase, translated as MTTPPNRRVRPARWLFVAVAAAALLVTSDIRPSPSPDTAGRIDGPFASLLAASTDLGPARGDHVQLTAALRDRTRPVTLIEWARAQGLSARWRLGDNWAIIEGAPAAVSESLDVEVHDYRGKRGQEFYASPQQPRVPAALAGDVTELGRILSYTPHRMSRPDNFPLDVPDRGLSPTDLLNTYNADDLARAGFTGKGQTIVIFAFDGFDQADLDTFSTKYGLPQFTPEVVGGSPGKPRGELTMDLEVAHAIAPDATKVVVNARPTVEGEGGYQRVGQMLEDTDRQFPGAVWSFSIGWGCDKLLTAADLAPVRSALAAAHENGTSAFNASGDLAGLECKGGDDWDSPPGTQDIGLDSVASLPEMTSVGGTTLSTDADGGWLAEQAWFDVPLSQGTGGGVSTLFEVPPWQRGFTEQVAPERNTGKRMTPDISAVADPFTGVKIVLNQQDVVGGGTSQSAPIWAGLAAVMNQYLLANGGDLIGDFNPLLYRIAQGAQLPAFRDVTLGGNAVDTAGPGYDLVSGLGTPDVDNLVRNILILQKVTR; from the coding sequence ATGACGACACCCCCCAACCGACGGGTCAGACCCGCGCGGTGGTTGTTCGTTGCCGTCGCCGCGGCAGCTCTCCTGGTCACATCGGACATTCGGCCGTCGCCGAGCCCCGATACCGCAGGCAGGATCGACGGACCGTTCGCGTCACTGCTGGCCGCCTCGACCGATCTCGGTCCCGCCCGCGGTGACCACGTCCAGCTGACGGCTGCCCTGCGTGACCGCACCCGACCGGTGACGTTGATCGAATGGGCACGGGCACAAGGGCTCTCGGCACGCTGGCGACTCGGCGACAACTGGGCGATCATCGAGGGCGCCCCGGCAGCGGTGTCGGAGTCCCTCGACGTCGAGGTGCACGACTACCGCGGCAAACGCGGCCAGGAGTTCTACGCCTCTCCGCAGCAACCCCGCGTGCCGGCCGCCCTGGCCGGCGACGTCACCGAGCTGGGCCGGATCCTCAGCTACACGCCTCACCGGATGTCGCGACCGGACAACTTCCCCCTCGACGTACCGGATCGCGGGCTGAGCCCGACCGACCTGCTCAACACCTACAACGCGGACGACTTGGCGCGAGCCGGCTTCACCGGCAAGGGCCAGACGATCGTCATCTTCGCGTTCGACGGGTTCGACCAAGCCGACCTCGACACCTTCTCCACCAAGTACGGGCTCCCCCAGTTCACTCCCGAGGTCGTGGGCGGATCGCCCGGCAAGCCGCGTGGTGAGTTGACCATGGATCTCGAAGTGGCACATGCCATTGCACCCGATGCGACGAAGGTCGTGGTCAACGCCCGGCCCACGGTCGAGGGCGAGGGCGGCTATCAGAGGGTCGGTCAGATGTTGGAGGACACCGACCGCCAGTTCCCCGGCGCGGTCTGGAGTTTCTCGATCGGCTGGGGCTGCGACAAGCTGCTGACCGCCGCCGATCTGGCACCCGTGCGTTCAGCACTTGCCGCGGCCCACGAGAACGGCACAAGCGCGTTCAACGCCAGTGGCGATCTGGCCGGGCTGGAGTGCAAGGGCGGCGATGACTGGGACTCACCGCCGGGCACACAAGACATCGGCCTGGACTCGGTGGCGTCACTGCCCGAGATGACCAGCGTCGGTGGCACCACGCTGTCCACCGACGCCGACGGCGGCTGGCTTGCCGAACAGGCCTGGTTCGATGTGCCGCTGTCCCAGGGCACCGGCGGTGGGGTGTCGACGCTCTTCGAGGTTCCGCCCTGGCAGCGAGGTTTCACCGAACAGGTTGCACCCGAACGGAACACCGGCAAACGGATGACCCCGGACATCTCCGCCGTCGCCGATCCGTTCACCGGGGTGAAGATCGTCCTCAATCAGCAGGACGTGGTCGGAGGTGGCACCTCCCAGTCGGCCCCCATCTGGGCCGGGTTGGCCGCCGTGATGAACCAGTACCTGCTCGCCAACGGCGGCGATCTGATCGGCGACTTCAACCCGCTGCTCTACCGGATCGCCCAGGGCGCACAGCTTCCCGCGTTTCGCGACGTGACCCTCGGCGGTAATGCCGTTGACACGGCGGGGCCGGGCTATGACCTCGTCAGCGGTCTGGGCACACCTGACGTAGACAATCTGGTTCGCAACATCCTCATTCTGCAGAAGGTGACGCGATGA